Sequence from the Ictalurus furcatus strain D&B chromosome 29, Billie_1.0, whole genome shotgun sequence genome:
AATTTACTGGCAAAGGTGAATAACGTCTTAATATTTCACAACCCCACCCTGTACTAAATAATAATCTTCCCATCAGGCATTTCATACAAAATTAAagctttaataaacattatttaatggaAATTCCTTGTAGCTGTTTTTCCAGacattaatgctacagcattaaatatatatttttttaaacttaaaattaaattattcaCCACACCTAAagcttgggtttttttaaaaaaaaataagaaaataattttacgACATAAAATCAGgactgttgtgtatttttatgcCCTGGAGCCATAAATCTGAAGGAAGCTTTGACTCCTATTGTTTGACTAAACGCACACACCCCACTAGCGATAGCATGAATTAGCATTACCAAGTTTGGATAAAATTACCTCAATTAAAGCTAATTTCCACATTTAAACACCACTACAAACGACTCTGCGTTTTAACGGCATATTATTTGTACTTATACATGATTTAAACGGttgcgtttttttgttgttgttgtacatATTAACACGTTTGCTAATCAGACAGCTAAGCTACGCACGTCTGTGTCATCTATGCTAGCTCCTGAATCGCAGAGGTGTCACTcctcttttgattttttttttttttttgaaatattcACATTTAATTAACTTATAGTCCCCTGGGACGGTTTGGTAACATTTATAAGATATTGGTTTGTCAAAAGAAATACATATAGTTAACCTAGCAAGCTGGGtgtgtttaacaaaaataaatatgagtATTTCCAGAATCTCAGGAATAGACTGATCCTCATTATGATTCATTCTTTTCTTGTggtcattattataatattattttacaacATAGGAGCCAATTTTGACTAAAAATACATGTCCTAATTTAATAATGAATCCAAAACCTCGAATGTCATTCGTTTAAATTGATTTGaaatgatattaaaaataaacaattacaaaaaaaaattataaataagacAGCTCCACTCACAGGCTGATGGAGACGCAGAGGCTGCGGGAGTCGACTCGGAGTCGATTCTGAAGCTTTCCTCCACCAGATTCCTCCTCTCTGGCTCTTTTTCCTGCTCCACGACTGAACTTACAGCTTTCTCGGGCTCAGCAGGAGCTGAAAAGGCTTCCTCTTTTACACCTGCACTAACGCCAGAAAAGTCCTGATCTTGTGCTTCAAGCTTGGATTTGAAAAAGAGCTCCTCCTGAGGCTTCGTGCTCATCAGGATCTCCTGTGATCTGAAAGCCTCCTGGAGCTCTGTAGCAGATGAAACCACAGGGTCTTGGTCTTGAATCACTCGTGTGAACGCTTGTACAGGTGGTGGAAACGCTGCAGTAAGCACTACCTCCTCCACCTCTTTCAGATCCACCAGTTTTAAGGATtcttctgtgtctgtgtcttctTCCTCTCCTGCTGTAATCTCATCCTCTTTCATCTGAGTGCTGTCCGGTTCCTCAGGGCTTTCACACTCCACGGGTTTAGAAATCAAATCAACAGATTTCTCCAGACATTCCGTCTCGGCTTTGTTCTCGGTTGTGTGCAGCAGATCCATCTCCTCCTGTCTGCTCatgacttcttcttcttcttcttcttcttcttcttcctccaaaTGAGCCTCCACGTGAGCTGCTTTCTGCACTTGTCTGACATCTTTAACATCCCGTTCTCCACCAAACAAACCTACATTTCCATCCTGAACCAGTTCCTGAGCTGTGGCCTCCCTGAAACCTGACTCACTCCAACGCTTCATCTCGTCTTCTTCCACTTCGTTTGGAGTTGTGGAGGAAACTTGTTCGGCGTCTGCCATCTTGAAAACGTGACTTTCTTTAGATATTTTTCTCTAATAAATACTGATTCGTTTTTAACAAGAAGATGGCGacgcgcttttttttttttttaaaaccccccACTCTCACCTCCTGTGGTTTATTCTGCAAACCGACACcgtgctttgtttgtttttttgtggttttctttCCCCCCCAGATTAAAAACTGACGACCGCCGGCACAGAGGAACAGAAGCACACTAGCTGAAGCCGAATCACTCTGCTGCTGCAGAATATTGAAATGAGCATGCATGAGCGACACGTCATCCAGCCAATcacaaaacagagaaaagaacacccccccccctctcctccCGTCACCGCCCAAACGtcgacgttcgatattcgcggacatgcggaaattaagggaccgtctctaaagttacatacgacattgttaaacacgtttttaacttcaataacatttgaagggaatgacttacagtcatataaccaactgtaaagtgttcatctaggtgtcagttttaatgcacaccttttagatttttgatatttaaccctacaatgcatgaaccaaaaaaaccttcacgaatgcataaagggggtcaaaatgacct
This genomic interval carries:
- the rtn4b gene encoding reticulon-4b isoform X2, coding for MADAEQVSSTTPNEVEEDEMKRWSESGFREATAQELVQDGNVGLFGGERDVKDVRQVQKAAHVEAHLEEEEEEEEEEEVMSRQEEMDLLHTTENKAETECLEKSVDLISKPVECESPEEPDSTQMKEDEITAGEEEDTDTEESLKLVDLKEVEEVVLTAAFPPPVQAFTRVIQDQDPVVSSATELQEAFRSQEILMSTKPQEELFFKSKLEAQDQDFSGVSAGVKEEAFSAPAEPEKAVSSVVEQEKEPERRNLVEESFRIDSESTPAASASPSAYEPSLPSSAAPATSFPTLMQFTSVVELLYWRDVKNSGIVFGASLLLLLSLSVCSIISVLSYVALALLSVTISFRIYKGVLQAIQKSDEGHPFKLYLEKDVSLPDEVVRKYSDIALGRINTAINELRHLFLVEDLVDSLKFAVLMWILTYVGALFNGLTLLILGLVALFTCPIVYEKHQAQIDHYIALVRNQVKDVVGKIQAKIPGAKKKAE
- the rtn4b gene encoding reticulon-4b isoform X3, whose translation is MADAEQVSSTTPNEVEEDEMKRWSESGFREATAQELVQDGNVGLFGGERDVKDVRQVQKAAHVEAHLEEEEEEEEEEEVMSRQEEMDLLHTTENKAETECLEKSVDLISKPVECESPEEPDSTQMKEDEITAGEEEDTDTEESLKLVDLKEVEEVVLTAAFPPPVQAFTRVIQDQDPVVSSATELQEAFRSQEILMSTKPQEELFFKSKLEAQDQDFSGVSAGVKEEAFSAPAEPEKAVSSVVEQEKEPERRNLVEESFRIDSESTPAASASPSALVELLYWRDVKNSGIVFGASLLLLLSLSVCSIISVLSYVALALLSVTISFRIYKGVLQAIQKSDEGHPFKLYLEKDVSLPDEVVRKYSDIALGRINTAINELRHLFLVEDLVDSLKFAVLMWILTYVGALFNGLTLLILGLVALFTCPIVYEKHQAQIDHYIALVRNQVKDVVGKIQAKIPGAKKKAE